The nucleotide sequence AACGTCTGCCAGGTTGATCTGGGCGGTGAAACGCGCCAGATCGTCTGCGGGGCGCCCAACGTTGCTGCGGGACAGTATGTTCCCGTTGCCGTTGTCGGCGCGGTGATGCCCGGGGGTCTGGAGATCAAACCGGTCAAACTGCGCGGTGTCGATTCGGCGGGGATGATCTGTTCCGCGACCGAACTGGGGCTGCCGAAAGTGAACGACGGCATCCTCGTGCTTGACGAGAGTATCGGGACCCTCGAGCTCGGCAAACCGCTCTCTGAGTACCCGCTGCTCAACGACGACCTGATCGAGATCGAACTGACGGCGAACCGCGGGGACTGTCTGAGCATCCGCGGGGTCGCCCGCGACCTCTGTGCGGCCCTGGACAAGAGCCTGAAGCCGCGGACCGCCGGCCGTGAAGATGAAAACCGCCTGGGCATCGGGCGCCTGCTGAAACTCGATGTCGAAGGTGACGTCACCGGCAGTGTCCGTTACCATGCGGTCTCGGTCGAGTTCTTCGACGACTCACTGCTGATGATGCTGCGCCTGGCCATGATCGACGAGAGCCGCACCAACGCCGTCGAAGGGTGTCTTGAATACGCAATGCACAGTACCGGCGTCATTCTCCGCGCCTACCCGGTCGATTTCTTCCGCGGCAGTGACGACGAGAAACTTGCCGGGATCGTCATCAAGCGCGATGCGCACGGCCTGAGTGCCGTTTATGGGAAAGAGTGCGCTTCTATCATCGGCATCCGCCAGGAAGATGCCTCCCGGCTCCAGGATGTCCGCGGCGTCATCGTCATCGAGGCGAGCTATATCGCACCGGATGTCATCTCGCAGAAGATGGCAGAGACGAAACTGAAGAGCGGGCCGCTCTACTACCGGACCTCGCGCGGCAGCGAACCGGAACTCGCACTCGGAAGCGATTTCCTCTTCAGCTGCATCGAGGCCAAAGGCGAAGGCAAAATCTACGGTGGGACCCTGGAACATGCCGAAGCCTTCGAACCGAAGAATATCAGTATCGATATGGGGTATGTCAGCCGCATTATCGGTACGGAAATCGACAAGAGCCGTGTGGCGAACATCCTGAAAAACCTCGGTTTCGACATTTCGAAGTCGAGCGAGGAGCAGATCGTCGTCAGCGTACCGCGTTTCCGCCACGATATCGTCAACCGCCAGGACCTGATCGAAGAGATCGTCCGTATCGTCGGCATCGACAATATCCCGGCGAAACCGTTCGTGCTGACCGAGGCGGACCGGATCGATGATGACTATTTCGACTTCCGCAAAAAGCAGACCTACCGCCAGCGCGCGGCACAGAGCGGCTTTTACGAGAGTGTCCACTTCGTTTTCAACGAACGCGAACAGCTTGATGCCCTCGGCCTTCCAAGCGTCGCGAAAGAGCTCTCCTTGCTCAACCCGATCGCGGGGACCCTCGATACGCTGCGCCCGACCCTGTTGGCAGGGCTGCTCAATGCTGCGAGCAGCAACGCCAAGAACGGGCGCAAGCGCATCCCGCTCTTCGAGATCGGTTCGGTCTTTGACGTCCAGCGCCGCGAATCGGTCAAGATGGCGCTGCTCTTTGCGGGTACCCTGAACGAGGACAGCCTCGACAACAGCGGCAAGCCCGCAACGGTCAGCTTCGAGTCCTTCACCAAGCTGGCAGCGGACGTCCTGGGGGATTTCACCCTCAAGCCCGTCACACCGGCGCACAAGATGGCCCACCCCTACCAGGCGGCGGCCGTCTACCAGAACGGTGTGAAAATAGGGGAGATGTTTACCCTGCATCCGACACTGCAGGCGGAGATGGACCTGCCGCGCACCGTCATGTTTGAAGGATCGTTCGACGCGCTGGCCTTTGAACGGGTCGAAGCAAAAGCGTATTCGAAATACCAGGCGTCACACCGCGACCTCAGTATCCTGATGCCGCAGGCGATGCCGTACGAGAAGGTTTCGGCCGTTATCGAAAGCAGCCGCAGCGGCGAGATCGTCCGCTTCTACCCCGTCGACCGTTACACGGACGAGAGCCTGGGCGACCGGATGAGCCTGACACTGCGCTTCGTGCTGCAGTCGCAGGAGAAGACCCTGGAAGAAGAGGAGATCACGGCGGCAATGGAAGGGGTTTTGACAGCCCTTCAGAACGATCTCGGGGTAGCACTGCGATGAGCCGGGTCCGTATCGCGCCGGCGGAGACGTTTGCATTCCGCAGCGACAGGATCGCGGCGGATAAATCGATTTCGCACCGCAGCGCGATGTTCGCAACCCTTGCCGAGGGCAAAAGCGTCGTCCGCAACTTCCTGCGCGGTGAAGATACGATGAACACCCTGCGCATCGTTGAGGCGCTGGGAGCCGAGGTCGAGGATGACGGTGATGTCATTACCATCGTCTCCCGCGGTATCCAGGAGCCCGGCGACGTTCTGGACTGCGGCAACTCCGGTACGGGGATGCGGCTTTTCTGCGGTCTTCTCGCTTCGGCCGAGGGGCATTTCGTCCTTACGGGGGACGAATACCTCCGCCGCCGCCCGATGAAACGGGTGACGGCACCGCTGCGCAGCATCGGCGCGATGCTCGACGGCCGCAATAACGGCGACCTGGCACCGCTGAGCGTACGCGGCGGTTCGCTTAAAGCCTTCGATTACAAAAGCCCTGTCGCCTCGGCACAGGTAAAGAGTGCGATGATCCTCGCCGCACTGCGGGCCGACGGTCCCTGTTATTTCGAAGAGCCGGAGCTCAGCCGCGACCATACCGAGCGTATGCTGAGCGGGATGGGAGCACAGATCACAACGGAGCACCTCCGTACGGAAGTGCAGCCCCTCACAGGCCTGCTGCAGCCCCTCGATATCCGGGTGCCGGCCGACCCGTCCAGCGCTTTCTTTTTTGCCGTTGCCGCGGCAATCACTCCCGGCAGCAGTGGCGTCATCGAGGGCGTGACCCTCAACCCGACCCGTATCGAGGCGTTCAAGGCGCTGGAGCGCATGGGCGCGGATATCCGCTACGAAGTGACCGATGAACGGTACGAACCCATCGGAAACATCGAGGTGCATTACCGTCCGCTCAAAGCGATCGTCGTCGAGGAGAATATCGCGTGGCTCATCGACGAACTCCCGGCATTGGCCATTGCAATGGCGACGGCGGAGGGGACGAGCGAAGTGCGTAATGCCGAAGAGCTCCGGGTCAAAGAGAGCGACCGTATCACGACGGTGATGACGAACCTGCAAAAATGCGGCATTGCCTGTGAAGAGTTCAAAGACGGGTACCGCAT is from Sulfurimonas sp. HSL-1656 and encodes:
- the pheT gene encoding phenylalanine--tRNA ligase subunit beta encodes the protein MIVTRHWLNEWIDLSDITTEQLAKTFNAIGLEVDRVESFRIPEKIVVGRVAACERHPDADKLNVCQVDLGGETRQIVCGAPNVAAGQYVPVAVVGAVMPGGLEIKPVKLRGVDSAGMICSATELGLPKVNDGILVLDESIGTLELGKPLSEYPLLNDDLIEIELTANRGDCLSIRGVARDLCAALDKSLKPRTAGREDENRLGIGRLLKLDVEGDVTGSVRYHAVSVEFFDDSLLMMLRLAMIDESRTNAVEGCLEYAMHSTGVILRAYPVDFFRGSDDEKLAGIVIKRDAHGLSAVYGKECASIIGIRQEDASRLQDVRGVIVIEASYIAPDVISQKMAETKLKSGPLYYRTSRGSEPELALGSDFLFSCIEAKGEGKIYGGTLEHAEAFEPKNISIDMGYVSRIIGTEIDKSRVANILKNLGFDISKSSEEQIVVSVPRFRHDIVNRQDLIEEIVRIVGIDNIPAKPFVLTEADRIDDDYFDFRKKQTYRQRAAQSGFYESVHFVFNEREQLDALGLPSVAKELSLLNPIAGTLDTLRPTLLAGLLNAASSNAKNGRKRIPLFEIGSVFDVQRRESVKMALLFAGTLNEDSLDNSGKPATVSFESFTKLAADVLGDFTLKPVTPAHKMAHPYQAAAVYQNGVKIGEMFTLHPTLQAEMDLPRTVMFEGSFDALAFERVEAKAYSKYQASHRDLSILMPQAMPYEKVSAVIESSRSGEIVRFYPVDRYTDESLGDRMSLTLRFVLQSQEKTLEEEEITAAMEGVLTALQNDLGVALR
- the aroA gene encoding 3-phosphoshikimate 1-carboxyvinyltransferase: MSRVRIAPAETFAFRSDRIAADKSISHRSAMFATLAEGKSVVRNFLRGEDTMNTLRIVEALGAEVEDDGDVITIVSRGIQEPGDVLDCGNSGTGMRLFCGLLASAEGHFVLTGDEYLRRRPMKRVTAPLRSIGAMLDGRNNGDLAPLSVRGGSLKAFDYKSPVASAQVKSAMILAALRADGPCYFEEPELSRDHTERMLSGMGAQITTEHLRTEVQPLTGLLQPLDIRVPADPSSAFFFAVAAAITPGSSGVIEGVTLNPTRIEAFKALERMGADIRYEVTDERYEPIGNIEVHYRPLKAIVVEENIAWLIDELPALAIAMATAEGTSEVRNAEELRVKESDRITTVMTNLQKCGIACEEFKDGYRITGGDLQMAGVDSFGDHRIAMSFIVAGLRCGMEVEDVDCIRTSFPNFFELINTIGEVHYEN